One Janthinobacterium sp. TB1-E2 genomic region harbors:
- a CDS encoding alpha/beta hydrolase, with translation MRIEDRNNVRVNERSGAPLAGAAATMVFMHGFGCDQTMWRYLEPLFRPHYRTVLFDLVGSGASDQGAYDFDRYARLDAHGADLRRVIHAVGGGPVICVGHSVSAMSALLATIAEPDLFAAQVMLAPSPCYIDDAAAGYRGGFSRADIDDLLDAMDSNYLGWSAGMAPAIMGAPGQPALGDDLMNSFCRTDPAIARHFAQTTFLSDHRAILPRNSTPALIVQCSDDFIAPPSVGEYLREMLPRSSLHVVDNVGHCPHMSAPDASYRAIRRFLDGLHL, from the coding sequence ATGCGTATAGAAGATCGGAACAATGTCCGCGTGAACGAACGCAGCGGTGCACCGCTGGCGGGCGCGGCAGCCACCATGGTGTTCATGCATGGTTTTGGCTGCGATCAAACCATGTGGCGCTATCTGGAGCCGCTGTTTCGTCCGCACTACCGCACCGTGCTGTTCGATCTTGTCGGCAGTGGCGCTTCCGACCAGGGCGCCTATGATTTCGATCGCTATGCGCGGCTCGATGCGCATGGCGCCGATTTGCGCCGGGTCATCCATGCCGTTGGCGGCGGTCCCGTGATTTGCGTCGGCCATTCCGTCAGCGCCATGAGCGCCTTGCTGGCCACCATCGCCGAGCCGGACCTGTTCGCCGCGCAAGTCATGCTGGCGCCGTCGCCGTGCTATATCGACGATGCGGCGGCCGGCTACCGTGGCGGCTTCAGCCGTGCCGATATCGACGACTTGCTGGATGCCATGGACAGCAATTACCTGGGCTGGTCCGCCGGCATGGCGCCTGCCATCATGGGCGCGCCCGGGCAGCCGGCGCTGGGAGACGATCTTATGAACAGTTTTTGCCGCACGGATCCGGCCATCGCCCGGCATTTCGCGCAAACCACGTTTTTGTCCGACCACCGCGCCATCTTGCCGCGCAACAGCACGCCGGCCCTGATCGTGCAATGCAGCGACGACTTCATCGCGCCACCGTCCGTGGGCGAGTACTTGCGCGAGATGCTGCCGCGCAGCAGCCTGCACGTGGTCGACAATGTCGGTCATTGCCCGCACATGAGCGCGCCCGATGCCAGCTACCGCGCCATCCGCCGCTTTCTCGACGGCCTGCACCTGTAA
- a CDS encoding hybrid sensor histidine kinase/response regulator, whose product MPSLPDTSTLFQHAACGLLLCTADGTIVQANATFCGWLGYSAEELLGKKKLQDLLTIGGRVFHQTHWLPLMQVQGSVSEILLDMRQRQGQSIPMLFNAVRRVHEGVRYDEIAVFVASDRRKYEQQLQLARKEAGELNEQLAAADRRKDEFLATLAHELRNPLAPMRNVLEVLRLAQLDDPQLRWARDVLGRQVAHMTHLVDDLMEVSRITQGRLELRRASVELAPVVEAALHSVAELAGQSGHAVHVEQWPQAIWLDADATRLGQMIANLLTNAVKYTPANGVIGLEVACTENAVHITVRDSGIGIAPEHLDTVFDMFSQLEPALSRAQGGLGIGLSLVRGLAELHGGSISAHSDGVGLGSTFILRLPLPAVPLQAPSEPNRRLLAGTREGKVLVIDDSADAAESLALALDILGYEVRTAYDGPAGMSAAQVFMPQVILLDIGLPDMNGYDVARLLRSEPCGQDAILVAVTGWGQDKDRQMASDAGFDLHLTKPVDFYELDAVLQKMLRAE is encoded by the coding sequence ATGCCTTCCTTGCCTGATACCAGTACCTTGTTCCAGCACGCGGCCTGCGGCTTGCTGCTGTGCACGGCCGACGGCACCATCGTGCAGGCGAACGCCACCTTTTGCGGCTGGCTCGGCTATAGCGCCGAGGAATTGCTCGGGAAAAAGAAACTGCAGGACTTGCTGACCATCGGCGGGCGCGTGTTCCACCAGACGCACTGGCTGCCGCTGATGCAGGTGCAGGGCAGCGTGTCGGAAATCCTGCTTGACATGCGCCAGCGCCAGGGGCAGTCGATCCCCATGCTGTTCAACGCCGTGCGCCGCGTGCACGAGGGCGTGCGTTATGACGAGATCGCTGTCTTTGTCGCCAGCGACCGGCGCAAATACGAACAGCAGCTGCAGCTGGCGCGTAAGGAAGCTGGCGAGCTCAACGAGCAGCTGGCGGCCGCCGACCGGCGCAAGGACGAGTTCCTGGCGACCCTGGCGCACGAGTTGCGCAATCCGCTGGCGCCCATGCGCAATGTGCTGGAAGTGCTGCGCCTGGCGCAGCTGGACGACCCGCAGCTGCGCTGGGCCCGTGACGTGCTGGGCCGGCAAGTGGCGCACATGACGCACCTGGTCGACGATTTGATGGAAGTGTCGCGCATCACGCAGGGGCGTCTGGAATTGCGCCGCGCCAGCGTGGAGCTGGCGCCCGTGGTGGAAGCGGCCCTGCACAGCGTGGCCGAGCTGGCCGGGCAATCGGGCCACGCGGTGCACGTGGAGCAATGGCCGCAAGCCATCTGGCTCGACGCCGACGCCACGCGCCTGGGACAGATGATCGCCAACTTGCTGACCAACGCCGTCAAGTACACGCCCGCCAACGGCGTCATCGGGCTGGAAGTGGCATGCACGGAAAACGCCGTGCACATTACCGTGCGCGATTCGGGCATCGGCATCGCGCCCGAGCACCTGGACACGGTGTTCGACATGTTTTCGCAGCTGGAGCCGGCCCTGTCGCGTGCCCAGGGCGGCCTGGGCATCGGCCTGTCGCTGGTGCGCGGCCTGGCCGAATTGCATGGCGGCAGCATCAGCGCGCACAGCGATGGCGTGGGGCTGGGCAGCACCTTCATTCTGCGCCTGCCGCTGCCCGCCGTGCCGCTGCAAGCGCCGTCCGAGCCCAACCGCCGCTTGCTGGCCGGCACGCGCGAGGGCAAAGTGCTGGTCATCGACGACAGCGCCGACGCGGCCGAAAGCCTGGCACTGGCGCTCGACATCCTCGGCTATGAAGTGCGCACGGCCTACGACGGCCCGGCCGGCATGTCGGCCGCGCAAGTATTCATGCCGCAAGTCATCCTGCTCGACATCGGCTTGCCGGACATGAATGGCTACGACGTGGCGCGGCTGTTGCGTAGTGAACCCTGCGGCCAGGACGCCATCCTCGTGGCCGTCACGGGCTGGGGCCAGGACAAGGACCGCCAGATGGCATCCGATGCGGGCTTCGATCTGCACCTGACCAAGCCTGTGGATTTTTACGAGCTCGATGCGGTGTTGCAAAAGATGCTGCGGGCGGAGTGA
- a CDS encoding MFS transporter yields MHASVDPLIPRVTAPFGAGYADLALAIGGLAIGTGEFASMSILPVVADDLGTTLPQMSHMISAYALGVVVGAPLITIFLARMPRRLMLICLMLMFAGGNLLSAIAPNYGLLVVARFVAGIPHGAYFGVAALVAAALAEPDKRGQAVARVLMGLTVANIFGVPLATYIGQTLGWRSAFLLVAALGLLTMLMVRIFVPMVAAGDSSPRRELGVFRRLQVWLTLLMVAIGFGGMFAVYTFITPTLLEITKVSPLVISILLAIIGVGMTVGNLIGGWLADRSRLWTIFGVLLWNVAALAAFTYTSSNVWLTAINLFAIGAGIAVAPAVQTRLMDVAGDAQTVAAALNHSAFNIANALGAWAGGIAIAMGMGLRSTGWVGAMLACGGIVVLGISVLVENRSRNVVGAQPA; encoded by the coding sequence ATGCACGCCTCCGTAGACCCATTGATTCCGCGCGTCACCGCGCCTTTTGGCGCTGGTTATGCCGACCTGGCCCTGGCCATCGGCGGCCTCGCCATCGGTACGGGCGAATTCGCCTCCATGAGCATCCTGCCCGTGGTGGCTGACGACCTGGGCACGACCTTGCCGCAGATGAGCCACATGATCAGCGCCTATGCGCTGGGCGTGGTCGTCGGCGCGCCCCTGATCACGATCTTCCTCGCCCGCATGCCGCGCCGGCTGATGCTGATCTGCCTGATGCTGATGTTCGCGGGCGGTAACTTGCTCAGCGCCATCGCCCCCAATTATGGCTTGCTGGTCGTGGCGCGTTTTGTCGCCGGCATCCCGCATGGCGCGTATTTCGGCGTGGCGGCCTTGGTGGCGGCCGCCCTGGCCGAACCGGACAAGCGGGGCCAGGCCGTCGCCCGTGTCCTGATGGGCTTGACCGTAGCCAATATCTTCGGCGTGCCGCTGGCCACGTATATCGGCCAGACCCTGGGCTGGCGCTCGGCCTTCTTGCTCGTCGCCGCGCTGGGTTTGCTGACCATGCTGATGGTGCGCATCTTCGTGCCCATGGTCGCCGCCGGCGATTCGAGCCCGCGCCGCGAACTGGGCGTATTCCGCCGCCTGCAAGTGTGGCTGACCCTGCTGATGGTGGCGATCGGCTTTGGCGGCATGTTCGCCGTCTATACGTTCATCACGCCAACCTTGCTGGAAATCACGAAAGTGTCGCCCCTCGTCATCTCCATCTTGCTGGCCATCATCGGCGTCGGCATGACCGTGGGTAATCTGATCGGCGGCTGGCTGGCCGACCGCTCGCGCCTGTGGACCATCTTCGGCGTGCTGCTGTGGAACGTGGCCGCCCTGGCCGCGTTTACCTATACCAGCAGCAATGTGTGGCTGACGGCCATCAACCTGTTCGCCATCGGCGCCGGCATCGCCGTCGCTCCCGCCGTGCAGACGCGTTTGATGGACGTGGCCGGCGACGCGCAAACCGTAGCCGCCGCCCTCAACCATTCCGCCTTCAACATCGCCAACGCCCTGGGCGCCTGGGCCGGCGGCATCGCCATCGCCATGGGCATGGGCTTGCGTTCGACAGGCTGGGTCGGCGCCATGCTGGCCTGCGGCGGCATCGTCGTGCTCGGTATTTCCGTGCTGGTGGAAAACCGCAGCCGCAATGTGGTTGGTGCGCAGCCGGCTTGA
- a CDS encoding SRPBCC family protein, whose translation MAHTTTSIDIAATPAQVWQLIGGFNSLPDWLPYIPSSTLSDGGRIRHLANPAGDVIVEQLEAYDNAARSYSYSILQAPFPATDYLSTLQVSAIPGSDGARVSWSGRFTPVGVSEQEVTELFHGIYVAGLEALQQSLSK comes from the coding sequence ATGGCCCATACCACCACCTCGATCGACATCGCCGCCACACCGGCGCAAGTGTGGCAACTGATTGGCGGCTTCAACTCGCTGCCCGACTGGCTGCCGTATATTCCCAGCAGCACCCTCAGCGATGGGGGCCGCATCCGCCATCTGGCCAATCCGGCCGGCGACGTCATCGTCGAGCAGCTGGAAGCGTACGACAATGCGGCGCGCAGCTACAGCTACTCCATCCTGCAGGCGCCGTTTCCCGCCACCGATTATTTGTCCACCCTGCAAGTGAGCGCGATTCCCGGCAGCGATGGCGCGCGGGTCAGCTGGTCGGGCCGCTTCACGCCCGTGGGCGTGAGCGAGCAGGAAGTGACGGAGCTGTTCCACGGCATCTACGTGGCGGGCCTGGAAGCGCTGCAGCAATCATTATCGAAGTAA
- a CDS encoding aldo/keto reductase has translation MSIKHLLTGKLGFGTAPLGNMFRNIPEEEAMATVDAAWESGIRYFDTAPFYGAGLAELRLGAALKQRRRDEYVLSTKVGRLILDELEDPASRELGEKGGLFEFGRKNKIVDDYSADATLRSIEDSLKRLDTDHLDIVWVHDIAQDFHDDNWLAQFETARTGAFRVLTSLREEGVIKAWGVGVNKVEPLELTLDLAEAQPDAFLLAGRYTLLDHERALQRLMPAAAKQNVDIVVGGPYSSGILAGGAHFEYQKASPEIIAKVERIKAIAARHGVSVKAAALQFSLANPAVAAVIPGASRPQRLAEDQQALNSVIPAAFWQDMRAEQLVSPFAPLPGSTL, from the coding sequence ATGAGTATCAAACACTTACTGACAGGCAAACTGGGTTTCGGCACGGCGCCGCTGGGCAATATGTTCCGCAACATTCCTGAAGAGGAAGCCATGGCGACCGTCGACGCGGCCTGGGAATCGGGCATCCGCTACTTCGATACGGCCCCGTTCTACGGCGCCGGCCTGGCCGAGCTGCGCCTGGGCGCCGCCCTGAAACAGCGCCGCCGCGACGAATACGTACTGAGCACCAAGGTCGGCCGCCTCATCCTCGACGAACTGGAAGACCCGGCAAGCCGCGAACTGGGTGAAAAAGGCGGCTTGTTCGAATTTGGCCGCAAGAACAAAATCGTCGACGATTACTCGGCCGACGCCACCCTGCGCTCGATCGAAGACAGTTTGAAACGCCTGGATACGGACCACCTCGACATCGTCTGGGTACACGACATCGCCCAGGATTTTCACGACGACAACTGGCTGGCGCAATTTGAAACGGCCCGCACAGGCGCCTTCCGCGTACTGACCAGCTTGCGCGAAGAAGGCGTCATCAAGGCTTGGGGCGTGGGCGTGAACAAGGTGGAACCGCTGGAACTGACCCTGGACCTGGCCGAAGCCCAGCCCGACGCCTTCCTGCTGGCCGGCCGCTACACCCTGCTCGACCATGAACGGGCGCTGCAGCGATTGATGCCTGCCGCCGCGAAACAGAACGTCGACATCGTCGTCGGTGGCCCCTACAGCTCGGGCATCCTGGCCGGTGGCGCGCATTTCGAATACCAGAAAGCCTCGCCCGAGATCATTGCAAAAGTGGAACGCATCAAGGCCATTGCCGCGCGCCATGGCGTCAGCGTGAAGGCCGCCGCCCTGCAATTCTCGCTGGCCAACCCGGCCGTGGCCGCCGTGATCCCCGGCGCCAGCCGTCCGCAACGCCTGGCCGAAGACCAGCAAGCATTGAACAGCGTCATCCCCGCCGCCTTCTGGCAAGACATGCGCGCCGAGCAACTGGTGTCGCCATTCGCGCCGCTGCCCGGCAGCACTCTCTAA
- a CDS encoding LysR substrate-binding domain-containing protein, with product MLDIRQLQYFIAVAEEEHVGRAAERLHISQSPLSRQIAQLEDRLGLTLFERSAQRIRLTRDGHTFLAEARAFITHGNRLEALAKRLGRGDEGGLCIGYIENAMHAGVLPDGLRALRATRPQVHIALYKLHSAEQIEGLRQRSLDIALLCEPPLPNDPDLDCAQVLSDPMLLALPETHPLAHKADLTPEDLAGQEWIAVLHKESVLKHDNFIAACARAGFTPDIRLEATEPLTALGLVAAGLGMAMIQHSLRQHAPAGVIVRALPWFSYRTPLWLAWHKVNLRPLVGIFRETLLEQASGVAMPEQKDV from the coding sequence ATGCTGGACATCCGCCAATTGCAATACTTCATCGCCGTCGCCGAGGAAGAACACGTGGGGCGGGCCGCCGAGCGCCTGCATATTTCCCAATCGCCGCTGAGCCGGCAAATCGCCCAGCTTGAAGACAGGCTGGGCCTGACCCTGTTCGAGCGCAGCGCGCAGCGCATCCGCCTGACGCGCGACGGCCATACTTTCCTGGCCGAAGCGCGCGCTTTTATCACGCACGGGAATCGCCTGGAAGCGCTGGCGAAACGCCTGGGACGCGGCGACGAGGGCGGCCTGTGCATCGGCTATATCGAGAACGCCATGCATGCGGGCGTCCTGCCCGATGGCTTGCGCGCCTTGCGCGCCACGCGCCCACAGGTGCACATTGCCCTGTACAAGCTGCATTCTGCCGAGCAGATCGAAGGCTTGCGCCAGCGCAGCCTCGATATCGCGCTGCTGTGCGAACCGCCGCTGCCGAACGACCCCGACCTCGATTGCGCGCAAGTGCTGAGCGACCCCATGCTGCTGGCCTTGCCGGAGACGCATCCGCTGGCGCACAAGGCGGACCTCACGCCCGAGGACCTGGCGGGCCAGGAATGGATTGCCGTGCTGCACAAGGAAAGCGTGCTGAAACACGATAACTTTATCGCCGCCTGTGCGCGCGCCGGTTTTACGCCCGATATCCGCCTGGAAGCAACGGAACCGCTGACGGCGCTGGGCCTGGTGGCGGCCGGGCTGGGCATGGCCATGATCCAGCACAGCCTGCGCCAGCACGCGCCGGCCGGCGTGATCGTGCGCGCACTGCCGTGGTTCAGCTACCGCACGCCATTGTGGCTGGCCTGGCACAAGGTCAACTTGCGTCCGCTGGTGGGGATTTTCCGCGAAACGTTGCTGGAGCAGGCCAGCGGTGTTGCCATGCCGGAGCAAAAAGACGTATAA
- a CDS encoding DUF421 domain-containing protein encodes MFDLDVPVWELVARAVIIYLALLLMVRMTGKRTVGQFTPFDLLVVMLLSEAVSNSLSGGDESVPAGLVLALTLICLNMLIAWLSSRSRKFADLVDGTPVLLGRDGQIFDDVVKKCRVAGGDVEQALREADCPLADMKCAFLEADGKITILQKAG; translated from the coding sequence ATGTTCGATCTGGATGTGCCGGTGTGGGAACTGGTGGCGCGCGCCGTCATCATCTATCTTGCCTTGCTGCTGATGGTGCGCATGACGGGCAAGCGGACTGTGGGGCAATTCACGCCGTTCGACTTGCTGGTCGTCATGCTGCTGAGCGAGGCGGTATCGAATTCCCTGTCCGGCGGAGACGAATCCGTTCCTGCCGGCTTGGTACTGGCGTTGACTTTGATCTGCCTCAACATGCTGATCGCATGGCTGAGTTCGCGCAGCCGCAAGTTCGCCGATCTGGTCGATGGCACGCCCGTGCTGCTGGGCCGCGACGGGCAGATTTTCGATGATGTCGTCAAGAAATGCCGGGTGGCCGGCGGCGATGTCGAGCAGGCGCTGCGCGAGGCCGATTGTCCGTTGGCGGACATGAAATGCGCGTTCCTCGAGGCAGATGGCAAGATCACCATTTTGCAAAAGGCGGGGTAG
- a CDS encoding DUF6328 family protein has protein sequence MPQTQHQDENGQPGDEGDLSDLLSELRILLPGAQMLTAFLIILPFNGGFAKIVQAEKVVFLLTFFLSMTSLVLLSAPAIQHRVMRPLQDRERFKRVADRIMMCGAFSLALAFILGTNLVMSEVFGHIAGIIAGVLMGSLIICMWWWLPLHLKSSKKI, from the coding sequence ATGCCACAAACGCAACACCAGGATGAAAATGGCCAACCGGGCGACGAAGGCGATTTGTCCGACCTGCTCAGCGAATTGCGCATCCTCTTGCCGGGCGCGCAGATGCTGACGGCCTTCCTCATCATCCTGCCCTTCAACGGCGGCTTCGCGAAGATCGTGCAGGCGGAAAAAGTCGTCTTCCTGCTGACGTTCTTCCTGTCCATGACCAGCCTGGTGCTGCTCAGCGCGCCAGCCATCCAGCACCGCGTGATGCGCCCGCTGCAAGACCGCGAACGTTTCAAGCGCGTGGCCGACCGCATCATGATGTGCGGCGCCTTTTCCCTGGCGCTGGCGTTTATTCTGGGCACGAACCTGGTGATGTCGGAAGTGTTCGGCCACATCGCCGGCATCATCGCCGGCGTGCTGATGGGGTCACTCATCATTTGCATGTGGTGGTGGCTGCCCCTGCACCTGAAAAGCAGCAAGAAGATCTAA
- a CDS encoding YidB family protein, translated as MSLLDQLAGQAMSALGNKSADGEAPSGLMASVMDLVNQHGGLPGLLQKFQESGLGDQVASWIGTGANAPVSGEQIKDALGSDTITQIAEKAGVAPDAASGGLAALLPQLIDKLTPDGQVPEGNDLVSQGLNMLKGKIFG; from the coding sequence ATGAGTTTGCTAGATCAACTTGCAGGACAGGCGATGAGCGCTTTGGGCAACAAAAGTGCTGACGGGGAAGCCCCATCGGGATTGATGGCCAGTGTGATGGACCTGGTCAACCAGCATGGCGGCTTGCCCGGCCTGCTGCAGAAATTCCAGGAAAGCGGCCTGGGTGACCAGGTGGCCAGCTGGATCGGCACGGGTGCCAATGCGCCTGTCTCCGGCGAACAAATTAAGGATGCGCTCGGTAGCGACACGATCACCCAGATCGCGGAAAAAGCGGGCGTCGCACCGGACGCGGCTTCGGGCGGCCTGGCAGCCTTGCTGCCCCAGCTGATCGACAAACTGACCCCTGATGGTCAGGTACCGGAAGGCAATGACCTCGTCAGCCAGGGTTTGAATATGCTCAAGGGCAAGATCTTCGGTTGA
- a CDS encoding LacI family DNA-binding transcriptional regulator gives MTSYDVALLAGVSQSAVSRCFKPGASVSPATHAKVMQAAISLDYIPNAAARSLITRRSNLVAVIISNLANLYYPQVLSDLSQQIARQGKRLLLFTLEREADIGKVLCDVWQYQVDGAIVAACLSDEQMAEFGRRDVPLVLFNRSPREHAVHAVLCDQGEAARLLVSRLAEAGHRQFAIIDGPGDSAVAQERKAGMLDRLLTLGLPAPIVVSGNYDYASGGRGLRKVIDRLGRVPDAVICGNDIMAIGCLDTARHQMGIEVPLQMSVAGFDALEASGWLSYDITTLRQPVQKMATDAVAMLGELMERRGGIAERRRYCSYLVEGSTARLTGAQPYFGMMAAA, from the coding sequence GTGACCTCGTATGACGTGGCCCTGCTGGCCGGCGTGTCGCAATCGGCCGTGTCGCGCTGCTTCAAGCCGGGCGCCAGCGTTTCGCCAGCCACCCACGCCAAGGTCATGCAGGCGGCCATCAGCCTCGACTACATCCCCAACGCGGCCGCGCGCAGCCTGATCACGCGGCGCTCGAACCTGGTGGCCGTCATCATTTCCAACCTGGCCAATCTGTACTATCCGCAAGTATTGTCCGACCTGAGCCAGCAAATTGCCCGCCAAGGCAAGCGTCTCCTGTTGTTTACCCTCGAGCGCGAAGCGGACATCGGCAAGGTCTTGTGCGACGTGTGGCAATACCAAGTCGATGGCGCCATCGTGGCCGCCTGCCTGTCGGACGAACAGATGGCCGAATTCGGCCGGCGCGACGTGCCGCTGGTGCTGTTCAACCGCAGTCCGCGCGAGCACGCCGTGCACGCCGTGCTGTGCGACCAGGGTGAAGCGGCGCGCCTGCTCGTGTCGCGCCTGGCCGAGGCGGGCCACCGCCAGTTCGCCATCATCGACGGTCCCGGCGACTCGGCCGTCGCACAGGAACGCAAGGCCGGCATGCTCGATCGTTTGCTGACCCTGGGCTTGCCCGCGCCCATCGTCGTCAGCGGCAACTACGATTACGCCAGCGGCGGACGCGGCTTGCGCAAGGTCATCGACCGCCTGGGCCGCGTGCCGGACGCCGTCATTTGCGGCAACGACATCATGGCCATCGGCTGCCTGGACACGGCGCGCCACCAGATGGGCATCGAGGTGCCGCTGCAGATGTCGGTGGCCGGGTTCGACGCGCTGGAAGCATCAGGCTGGCTCAGCTACGACATCACCACCCTGCGCCAGCCCGTGCAAAAGATGGCCACCGATGCCGTCGCCATGCTGGGCGAACTGATGGAGCGGCGCGGCGGCATCGCCGAGCGCCGCCGCTATTGCTCGTATCTGGTCGAGGGAAGTACGGCGAGGCTGACTGGAGCACAGCCATATTTCGGCATGATGGCCGCCGCCTGA
- a CDS encoding Ig-like domain-containing protein: protein MIPAVTPPEPASLATAVNLVFSSTELASAGLAGGEVAVTALVKDGANLALPNAKISFAADSGILGSVDAVTDKNGQARALLGTGGANSNRSITVTANVGTRSGKGMVAVTGSTVELLGPAALMLGQGADLTVTVRDSARKPVAGAAIAYSTGAGNSVRVKDGGAALSNAQGQLVLRLTASSLGKDAVSVNALGAAATQAYAVAGSDLRLSPAVGQDASGADVLAEVATLACQPIDARYDKAGVAQSGSASLSTSRGNLFADSACSQALPASLMFSNGNLPRSYVQSANAGVATITAAVAGGPSAQTRLEFVAPLSPASKLAVQADPAVLRANTTASADNASISTSMSTIGAVVRDGAANNLVKNAPVLFTILSDPSGGYLRQAGRVLTGSDGLARAEYVAGPADSGRDGVLIQARIEGAAQAAATALVRLTVARQALSVKLGTGSLLREYSASVLQKDFAVFVSDSAGNAVPGVTITAAAWPSRYAKGYYVWQADKPEFPDTGVWRLALPHYSCANEDVLRNGIFDAAYDGNGNGVLDPGIPLTVSASGLSDALGMATVTISYPRNFASWVHVALTVRGTVSGTEASATADLPLPTLASDFSARRVEPPGRLSPYGSGPCDSPD from the coding sequence GTGATTCCGGCCGTCACGCCGCCCGAACCGGCCAGCCTGGCCACCGCCGTCAACCTCGTGTTTTCCAGCACGGAACTGGCCTCGGCGGGCCTGGCCGGCGGCGAAGTGGCCGTCACGGCCCTCGTCAAGGATGGCGCCAACCTGGCCTTGCCCAACGCGAAGATTTCCTTTGCCGCCGATTCCGGCATCCTCGGCAGCGTCGATGCCGTGACGGACAAGAACGGCCAGGCGCGCGCCCTGCTGGGAACGGGAGGCGCCAACAGCAACCGCAGCATTACCGTAACGGCCAATGTGGGCACGCGCAGCGGCAAGGGCATGGTGGCCGTCACGGGCAGCACGGTGGAGCTGCTGGGGCCGGCCGCCTTGATGCTGGGCCAGGGCGCCGACCTCACCGTCACCGTGCGCGACTCGGCGCGCAAACCCGTGGCCGGCGCCGCCATCGCCTACAGTACGGGCGCCGGCAACAGCGTGCGTGTCAAGGATGGCGGCGCTGCACTCAGCAATGCGCAAGGCCAACTGGTGCTGCGCTTGACGGCAAGCAGCCTGGGCAAGGACGCCGTGTCCGTCAATGCGCTGGGCGCCGCCGCCACGCAAGCGTATGCCGTGGCGGGCAGTGACCTGCGCCTGAGCCCGGCCGTGGGCCAGGATGCCAGCGGCGCGGACGTGCTGGCGGAAGTGGCCACACTGGCATGCCAGCCCATCGACGCGCGCTATGACAAGGCGGGCGTGGCGCAGTCCGGCAGCGCCAGCTTGTCGACCTCGCGCGGCAACCTGTTTGCGGACAGCGCCTGCAGCCAGGCCTTGCCCGCCAGCTTGATGTTCAGCAATGGCAACTTGCCGCGCAGCTATGTGCAGTCGGCCAACGCGGGCGTGGCCACCATCACGGCGGCCGTGGCCGGTGGCCCCTCGGCGCAGACGCGGCTGGAATTCGTCGCGCCATTGAGCCCTGCCAGCAAGCTGGCCGTGCAAGCGGATCCGGCCGTGCTGCGCGCGAATACGACGGCATCGGCCGACAATGCCAGCATCAGCACCAGTATGAGCACCATCGGCGCCGTGGTGCGCGATGGCGCGGCCAACAACCTGGTCAAGAACGCGCCCGTGCTGTTTACCATCTTGAGCGACCCCAGCGGCGGCTACCTGCGGCAAGCGGGCCGCGTACTGACGGGCAGCGACGGCCTGGCGCGCGCCGAGTACGTGGCGGGACCGGCCGACAGCGGCCGCGATGGCGTGCTGATCCAGGCCCGCATCGAGGGCGCTGCGCAAGCGGCGGCCACGGCCCTCGTGCGGCTGACGGTGGCGCGGCAAGCGCTGTCGGTCAAGCTGGGCACGGGCAGCCTGCTGCGCGAGTATTCGGCCAGCGTGCTGCAAAAGGACTTTGCCGTGTTCGTGTCCGACAGCGCCGGCAATGCCGTGCCCGGCGTCACCATCACGGCCGCCGCCTGGCCCAGCCGCTATGCCAAGGGGTACTATGTGTGGCAAGCGGACAAGCCCGAGTTCCCCGACACGGGCGTCTGGCGCCTGGCCCTGCCCCATTACAGCTGTGCCAACGAGGACGTCTTGCGCAATGGTATTTTTGACGCCGCCTATGATGGCAACGGCAATGGCGTGCTCGATCCGGGCATTCCCCTGACCGTCAGCGCAAGCGGCCTGAGCGACGCGCTGGGCATGGCCACCGTCACCATCAGCTATCCGCGCAACTTTGCTTCCTGGGTGCATGTCGCCTTGACCGTGCGGGGCACGGTCAGCGGCACGGAAGCGAGCGCCACGGCGGACTTGCCCTTACCCACCCTGGCCAGCGATTTCAGCGCCCGCCGCGTGGAGCCGCCGGGACGCCTCAGCCCCTATGGCAGCGGCCCCTGCGACAGTCCCGATTGA